The following coding sequences lie in one Dunckerocampus dactyliophorus isolate RoL2022-P2 chromosome 4, RoL_Ddac_1.1, whole genome shotgun sequence genomic window:
- the LOC129180362 gene encoding LHFPL tetraspan subfamily member 2a protein-like, translating into MCHVIVTCRSMLWTLLSILVAFAELVAFMSPDWLLGFPRSNSSVSHVGVDSGEYRPSLGLYSRCLRLTTRGGGVSCGPYAGTFSEVASGFWQAAMLFLAGGTLVLGVVACISIFSLCFQSILRKSIFNICGLMQAIAGLLLMVGLMLYPAGWGSQKVLSYCGPEASPFRPALCSLGWAFYAAIGGILAAFLCAVLSAQAEIATSSDKVQEEIEEGKSLICLL; encoded by the exons ATGTGCCACGTCATCGTAACATGCCGCTCCATGCTGTGGACCCTGCTCAGCATCCTCGTGGCCTTCGCTGAGCTCGTGGCCTTCATGAGCCCCGACTGGCTGCTGGGATTCCCTCGTTCTAATTCCAGCGTGAGCCATGTGGGGGTGGACTCCGGGGAGTACCGGCCCTCCCTCGGCCTCTACAGCCGCTGCCTTCGCCTGACCACCCGGGGAGGAGGTGTTAGCTGCGGGCCCTACGCCGGGACCTTCTCAGAGGTGGCCAGTGGCTTCTGGCAGGCGGCCATGTTGTTTCTGGCCGGGGGGACGCTAGTGCTTGGGGTGGTGGCCTGCATCTCCATTTTCAGTCTGTGCTTCCAGAGCATCCTGAGGAAAAGCATCTTCAACATATGTGGTTTGATGCAGGCTATCGCAG GCCTCTTGCTCATGGTGGGTCTCATGCTCTACCCTGCCGGTTGGGGTTCCCAGAAGGTGCTCAGTTACTGCGGGCCAGAGGCCTCCCCCTTCAGGccggccctgtgctcactgggCTGGGCTTTTTATGCCGCCATTGGGGGAATCCTGGCGGCCTTCCTGTGCGCTGTTTTGTCCGCGCAGGCGGAGATCGCCACCTCTAGCGATAAGGTCCAGGAGGAGATAGAAGAGGGGAAGAGTCTCATCTGCCTTCTGTGA
- the scamp1 gene encoding secretory carrier-associated membrane protein 1 isoform X1, translating to MSDFDSNPFADPDFNNPFQDPSVTQVTRSAPPGGLEEYNPFTDARTAAPGNAPKSTPAPAQNTQPAIMKPTEEPPAYSQQQTQDQARAQAELLRRQEELEKKAAELDRRERELQSHGGAGRKNNWPPLPEKFPVGPCFYHDIAVDIPIEFQKTVKIMYNLWMFHAGTLFVNMFGCLAWFCVDPSHGVDFGLAMLWFLLFTPCSFVCWYRPLYGAFRSDSSFRFFVFFFVYICQFGVHVLQTIGITGWGTCGWITALMGLNTSIPVGIIMLLIAALFTTLSVGSLIMFKKVHALYRTTGASFEKAQQEFATGVMSNKTVQTAAANAAANAASNAARGAFKAHP from the exons ATGTCCGATTTCGACAGCAACCCGTTCGCAGACCCGGACTTCAACAATCCTTTCCAG GATCCCTCGGTGACACAGGTTACCCGATCTGCTCCTCCTGGTGGTCTAGAGGAATACAACCCCTTCACAGACGCCAGAACG GCCGCCCCTGGAAATGCCCCCAAATCTACTCCAGCACCTGCGCAGAACACACAGCCTGCCATCATGAAGCCCACAGAAGAGCCCCCAGCCTACTCGCAgcaacaaacacag GACCAGGCACGTGCTCAGGCCGAGTTGCTGAGAAGGCAGGAAGAGTTGGAGAAGAAAGCAGCTGAGCTTGACCGCAGGGAGAGAGAGCTGCAGTCGCATGGAGGTGCGG GTCGTAAAAACAACTGGCCTCCTCTGCCTGAGAAGTTTCCTGTAGGGCCGTGTTTCTACCACGACATTGCAGTAGACATACCTATCGAGTTCCAGAAGACTGTGAAGATCATGTACAACCTCTGGATGT TCCACGCAGGCACGCTCTTTGTGAACATGTTTGGCTGCCTAGCCTGGTTCTGTGTGGATCCAAGCCACGGTGTGGACTTTGGCCTGGCCATGCTATGGTTCCTGCTCTTTACACCCTGTTCCTTTGTCTGCTGGTACAGACCGCTTTACGGGGCTTTCAG GAGCGACAGTTCTTTCcgcttcttcgtcttcttctttGTCTACATCTGCCAGTTTGGGGTTCACGTGCTGCAAACTATCGGCATCACTGGTTGGGGCACATG TGGCTGGATCACGGCTCTAATGGGTCTGAACACCAGCATCCCAGTAGGCATCATCATGTTACTCATTGCTGCGCTCTTCACGACACTGTCTGTGGGCTCGCTCATCATGTTTAAAAAG gtgCATGCGCTGTATCGTACCACCGGTGCCAGCTTTGAGAAGGCTCAGCAGGAGTTCGCCACAGGCGTCATGTCCAACAAGACGGTTCAGACTGCAGCTGCCAACGCCGCGGCAAACGCCGCGTCCAACGCCGCCCGGGGGGCCTTCAAAGCTCATCCGTAA
- the scamp1 gene encoding secretory carrier-associated membrane protein 1 isoform X2: MSDFDSNPFADPDFNNPFQDPSVTQVTRSAPPGGLEEYNPFTDARTAAPGNAPKSTPAPAQNTQPAIMKPTEEPPAYSQQQTQDQARAQAELLRRQEELEKKAAELDRRERELQSHGGRKNNWPPLPEKFPVGPCFYHDIAVDIPIEFQKTVKIMYNLWMFHAGTLFVNMFGCLAWFCVDPSHGVDFGLAMLWFLLFTPCSFVCWYRPLYGAFRSDSSFRFFVFFFVYICQFGVHVLQTIGITGWGTCGWITALMGLNTSIPVGIIMLLIAALFTTLSVGSLIMFKKVHALYRTTGASFEKAQQEFATGVMSNKTVQTAAANAAANAASNAARGAFKAHP; encoded by the exons ATGTCCGATTTCGACAGCAACCCGTTCGCAGACCCGGACTTCAACAATCCTTTCCAG GATCCCTCGGTGACACAGGTTACCCGATCTGCTCCTCCTGGTGGTCTAGAGGAATACAACCCCTTCACAGACGCCAGAACG GCCGCCCCTGGAAATGCCCCCAAATCTACTCCAGCACCTGCGCAGAACACACAGCCTGCCATCATGAAGCCCACAGAAGAGCCCCCAGCCTACTCGCAgcaacaaacacag GACCAGGCACGTGCTCAGGCCGAGTTGCTGAGAAGGCAGGAAGAGTTGGAGAAGAAAGCAGCTGAGCTTGACCGCAGGGAGAGAGAGCTGCAGTCGCATGGAG GTCGTAAAAACAACTGGCCTCCTCTGCCTGAGAAGTTTCCTGTAGGGCCGTGTTTCTACCACGACATTGCAGTAGACATACCTATCGAGTTCCAGAAGACTGTGAAGATCATGTACAACCTCTGGATGT TCCACGCAGGCACGCTCTTTGTGAACATGTTTGGCTGCCTAGCCTGGTTCTGTGTGGATCCAAGCCACGGTGTGGACTTTGGCCTGGCCATGCTATGGTTCCTGCTCTTTACACCCTGTTCCTTTGTCTGCTGGTACAGACCGCTTTACGGGGCTTTCAG GAGCGACAGTTCTTTCcgcttcttcgtcttcttctttGTCTACATCTGCCAGTTTGGGGTTCACGTGCTGCAAACTATCGGCATCACTGGTTGGGGCACATG TGGCTGGATCACGGCTCTAATGGGTCTGAACACCAGCATCCCAGTAGGCATCATCATGTTACTCATTGCTGCGCTCTTCACGACACTGTCTGTGGGCTCGCTCATCATGTTTAAAAAG gtgCATGCGCTGTATCGTACCACCGGTGCCAGCTTTGAGAAGGCTCAGCAGGAGTTCGCCACAGGCGTCATGTCCAACAAGACGGTTCAGACTGCAGCTGCCAACGCCGCGGCAAACGCCGCGTCCAACGCCGCCCGGGGGGCCTTCAAAGCTCATCCGTAA